The nucleotide window aaccctacatttttatttttcaaaactaagtTAACAATAtaaaagtcaaaaatatttaaaatgagtgaattttgtggaaagttaattataactcaataaagctggaaaaatacatatatttgaaatcGATTTCCCTAAAGGCTCCTTCCTCTGAGAAAGGGGGGATTTTCAGAGAGTTCGGGGAACTAGGTAGGAAAGACAACTTCAGACTCATATCTAGTGGTTAACCAGCGGTCCTGGACACGTTAACTCAAACAGTAGAGACTTCGTTTTCACGAGTGGAAAACTTGGATAAAACTTGTATTTTATGCCCAGTTGATAGATCTGCGGTATCGCAGGGATGTTGAGGGGCTCAAGGGCAAAACTGAAAGATGGGAGGTGTTGCTACTCTTGTCTCTCAAAACCCAACGATGAAATAAAAATTCCGCAGCCCCTGGTGCTTTGAGGGTTGGCATTCGGAAAGATTTCGCCACAGTTGAAACACACTTCTAAATGTATCAATAACctggaacagtggttctcaaactttagcgtGCATCGGAACTACCTGGAGGGTTTGTAAAAATACAGGTTTCTGGATCCCACCCCTAGAATTTCTTGGGCCAGGACCTGCTATTTCCATTTCTAACACGTACCAGATACAGGATTGGTCTAGGGAACCACACTTTGCAGGCCCCTGGTTTAGTCTTCCGGACAGCCCCGTGGGCAGGGCTGAGAGTCCATCTAGTCCACTTAGGTTTATCTGGCCTCAACTTCCCTCTTCTGTCCTGTCAAGGGAGCCAGGGAGCAAGGAGACCCCTGTTAAAGTCCAACCCCGAGGCGCGTTATCAAGCTGTTGACAGCCAGGCCTCCTGAGGGCCTTTGCAAAAGGCCCCTCCCTCCGGCGGAGCCCTGCCAGTCAGTGCCAAATAACACCATCCTGCTGTCACGCGGCAGCGCTTGGCCCCAGGCTCCCGCCTCCCTGGGTTCCTGGCTCGGCGGCCGCTGGGCGGGGCGCGGGGCGGAGCCGGCGCGGGGCGGTGCCAGGCCGCGGGTCCTCAGTCAAGTGACACCCGGCGGCTGCCCGGGCGCTGACAGTGGAGCCAGGAGGCCGGAGGGTGGATATGCCGGGGGTCGTTCGCATCCTCTCCCTGCTGCTGGTGCCGCTGCTGCTGGGCTCTGCGCGTGGCTTGCACGTAAGTCCACAGGACCCCCGCGCAGGAATGATGGATAGGGGACAGGCTGGCGGGGGACCGGGCTGGTGCTGCGGCCACCTGGGGTCCCAAAGGGCGGAGGTCCTGGGACCCCAAGGCGCGCCCGGGCCCGCAAGGCAACGGGGGGAGCTCAGGCAGTGGGCTGAGCCGGCAGAGGGCCGGCCGGGCGGGGCGAGCTTCCTTACCGGTAGCTCTGTCGCTCGTGTGTTCCGCCCCTGCCGCCTCTTTTCGCTGGGACCTACTTCCTTATTGGTGCAATGAGGGGCTGAGATGAGGTGCTTTCCAGCTTTGCGGGTTTCCGGCAGGGGGATTCCAAGTAGCGCGCGTTCTTGGAGGGCGCCTTGGGCTCTGTCTGCTTGGCGCGCCCTTCCTTGCCAGCGCTCTGCGGAGCGCTCCGGAAGGAGAAAAATGGGGTCAAGAGAGGCCCCCGCAATGGGAACATTGGATTAATTACCTTCGAGGTGGTCTCTTTTCGGACATCTCGTGCCCTTCTCGGCCCTTCCCACCGCCTACTTTTTAAGGCTTGGATTTTCCAAACCTTTAGGGTTTGGCGGTGGGCAAGAGGCAGGCTGCAGGTAGCCGCCAGCGTTGCTGGAGGGAGGTCTGGCGGGACGAGGTGCTGGGCGGTGCGGGGCGTGCACGATTGCGGGAGAACTACAGCCTCAGTCCACCCGGCAGAGCTAAGGCAGGGGCCGAGGGAACTCCGAATCGCTCCTGGGAAGGTCAGCATCACGGCCTTGGAAAGGTGGGGTGGATCTGAGGGGAGAGGGACCGGGGGATTTAAACGGGCGCCTGTCTCTCTGCACGTTCAGGGAACCAACTTTGGTTTCTCCAGAGTTCGGGTGGGCTGAGTCTGGGACTTGTTTTATAAGTGGAAAATGGTGAACTTTGACTTGCAAATTACACCTTTGATAAAAGGCTTTCAGTAAAGTACGTagggcaggggaaaaaaatatatatatatatatatatttttattttaatttatctatctTAAACCGAGGTTGAGAATCTTATTTGGAAAACAActgctgaaaatattttcattttggattcttCTTGGGAAAAGGTCACCTCAAATGACTATTTGCTAACCTTTGTCTACCTGGGTCTGTGCTTCCCCTGCCCCAGTTTTTTGTCTGGGAGCCCTGGAGTGGGAACTAGCCAGCCATGAGAGCCACAAGAGAACAGTTCAAGGATTCAGTGGCAGAGAAAGATGGGGAGATGGCAGATCTTAACCGATGTCTAGGAGGGTTGTGAGACGGGAGGGATAAGGATTTAtggaggaggagctgggggaCAGGGCAGCCTGCCATGTCGTGGTCGCTCATTATCCTTGTGCAGCATCATTCACAGGGGCTGCCCTGTGACTGCCAGGAGGCCGTCTTCACCCCAGGAATCCTTATGTTAGGTGTCTAGGTGTCCCTCCTGGGCCTAGAGCTGGAAAAGATACCAGCCAACTAGCTTTCCATGATTTCCTTCTTACATTTATTTACAACAGCGGTTCTCAAACATTAACTGTCCTAGAAGTTAAAACCgaacatttaaaagtatttattaactTACTTAAGAAATCGTAAAATCGTTATATGTTAATAAACTTTAcatatttcttgaaaaataataatttcttcccAAATTGTAGGGCGAAGAGTGACAttgtacatttttgcaaatctctttcatGTCTGTCTTAATAGATGATAGTTGGATTCTCATAGCTACTTCTGCATTCATTCTCGCTATATCACATgtcatgtagcctctggaaaacttcACTGTACACTCATGAGAGAATGGTTATGGCTTagtcctgttttgttttggttttttttgcggtacccgggcctctcattgccgtggcctctgccgctgcggagcacaggctccggacgctcaggctcagcggccatggctcacaggcccagccgctccgcggcatgtgggatcctcccagaccggggctcgaacccgcgtcccctgcatcggcaggcagactcccaaccactgcgccaccagggaagccccttagtactgtttttgaaaatagttttgacttaATGGACCCCCCCGAAAGGGTCtccctggaccacactttgagaaccgctgGTTTAGaatgtttttgttattataaaatttcATACGCATTATGGAAATACCTGAAACATACAGAAAACGGTAAGAAAATGAAACTGCCCATCCTGTTATAATCCAGCATGTTTgtatttcaataataaaatgtaGCAACTGACTGGTATTTGAGTGGCTTGGATTCAGGATGGGTTGGGCAGGTGTAAGTGGCCTTCAGGTTTTGACTGGGGACAAAGAAGCTCTCATATCCCACAAAGCTGACGCCGGTTCCTGGTTGCAGGCGGAGCTGACCTGGAAACCCGTCCTTGGCCACTGTCCTATCTAAGGAGCTCACCTTCCAGAGCCCGCCTGCACAGAACTGGCAGGGGACCCTCTTAGGAGCAGAGGTGATGGCGATCTTCAGGCAGCTGTCCCTGGGCGCAAAGGCCGCCCTGGCAGCCGGCACTGTCTTCGTGTCCATGGTCATCTCCCGCTCCTACCTGGCGGAGAGCCTCGAGCTCAGGGCCTGGCGGTGGCTGTTCCGCCTGCAGCTCGCCCTGTTTGCCAACTCGCTCATGCTCCTCGGTTCCCTCTACATCTGGCGAAGCACCGTCAGCAACCTCAGCCACTCCCCTGCTGCAGAGTCGGCCTGTTTCCAGCTTTGGAAGTTGGCCGTTGTGGCCTTCCTGGCCCTGGCCCATTCCAGTTTCTTCACCATGATCTTTCTAGTGGCCGAGGAGCCCTATCTCTTTTCCCTGACGGCCTACTCCTGCCTTGGGGCATACATCATCATGGTCTGCTTCCTCTGTACCCTCAGTGGCATGGAGCAGGCCTACCAGCTCCTGGCCTTGCGCGCCGGCAGGGTGGTGGGCAGCCTTGACAAGACAAGGAAGCTGGCACTCAGGCCAGCGCTGGCGGTGCTGGTGTCCGCCGTGCTCAGTGTGGTAGGGCTGCTGAACGCTGCCCAGCCCCCGGCTGTGAAAACCGTGGAGGTGCCCATCCATTGGCTGCCCGCCTCCATGGACAACCTCAAGATCGCGCTGCTCTCCGACATCCACTTGGGCCCCACGGTGGGCAGGACCAAGATGGAGATGTTCGTGAAGATGGTGAACACGCTGGAACCGGATGTCACAGTGATTGTGGGTGACCTGTGTGATGCCGAAGCCTCTGTCCTCCGGACAGCCGTCGCTCCTCTGGGCCAGCTTCGCTCACGCCTCGGCACCTACTTCGTCACGGGGAATCACGAGTACTACACATCAGATGTCAGCAACTGGTTTGCGCTGCTGGAATCCCTGAACGTCACGCCCCTTCACAATCAGAACGTGAAGATTTCTGCCACCCGGGCCCAGCCTGGCGGGGGTGAGGATGATGACTGGATCTGCTTGGCCGGGGTGGACGACATCGAAGCAGACATCCTGCACTACTCTGGCCACGGCATGGATCTCAAGAAGGCTCTGGGGGGCTGCAGCCCGGACCACACCACCATCTTGCTAGCTCATCAGCCCCTGGCTGCCAAGAGAGCTCTCCAGGCTCGGCCAGATATCAACTTGATCCTTTCTGGGCACACTCACGCTGGGCAGATCTTTCCCTTGAATGTGGCAGCCTATCTCCTGAACCCCTTCTTTGCTGGTCTGTACCAAGTGGCCCAGACTACATTTGTTTATGTGAGCCCAGGCACGGCCTACTATGGGATACCCATGCGACTGGGCAGCAGGGCGGAGATTACAGAGCTCGTCCTGCAGCGGGTTCCCTGAACCCACCCCTGCCCCGTGCGCCTCCTCATTGCCCTTGCCCTCCATCCCCGACCCTCTGCAGACCAGGCTGCCTGCTTTATCCCCTCCAGTCTCTCCTGCCAGCACACGCTTGTCACAAGACCGGCTTGCACCGTGATCAGTGGTGGGGCTGCCTGTTAACTCTGTAGGTGGCCATCTGCTTCTTTCTGTGCATTTGTGAGGCCACTAAAGTCACATGTGTAGGAACAGGCATCTATTTTCCAGATGATGTGGAGTAAGCCCTCCTCCTCTGCAGAACTCATGGGGATGAACTGAACCAGGGGGTTGCTTGAAGGGGATGCCTGTGGAAAGTGGAGTAGGGAGGGGGCTCTTGGTATTTTAAAAGCCTCTTTAGGACTTAAGCAGTTTTCAAAATCATTGATCCAGAGCTTTCTGGGGAAGGGGCAGTGTGGCTAGGTAATCTGGGAGAACTGGCGAGATGGAGGCCCCTCTGGCTGCTGGAGAAGaagcttttcttttcccccttggttCTATCAGAGTCCCCTTTACTGAGAGCATCAGCCAAGTCGGCTGGAATATAGGCTCATCCTGTTCCGGGCCTTGAGTGATGCTGTCTAATTGGCTGTGCTCCTGGGCctttggggttgggggtggggcagaaggATGGGAACACTGGTCTGTGAATGAAGGTCAGAGTGCCGCTGCCTAGGAATTCAGAGGGTGTTTGCCAAACTTGGCTCCTTTTATACAACACCTGGATGAGGTGATTAGGGACAGGCGACTTTCCCCAACTGAGAGATGAGGGAACCGAGGCAAAGGGAGGTAGAGCACTGGCGGCAGCACAAGGGTTATGGGAGATTCTGGCTGGAAGCCAGGTTTTCTGCCTCCCAAGACCAGTGTTCTTCCCACTGCCTGATGGTAAGTAGCTGTACCCTTACAGGTGAGGATAGGGTTCAAACACAAGTAACATTGTAACGAGAACAAGCAAGGGCCTATAACCTGATGCCCTTTCGAAGTGGTCTGCTTGAGGCCGATTTCAGTTCATGGTAACTACGTGAGCAGGACCCGGAAGGGAGTCGGCCAGTTTCAGTGTAGGGTGGCTGTTACACTGGAGGGACAGTCAGGAAACTGGAGtgcacaccccccaccccaggtttGGGTCAGAAACGGAGGTTCGCTCTCTACCGGTAGGGAGGTTGAGGCTTGCATGGGGAGTGGCAGGGCACTGAGCTCCTGCGGGCCCCAAGGCCTTCCCTTCGTGGGACCCCTGGCTCTGGGATGCTGGGCTGTCCTTCCTGCTGGTGGCTCactgcccccttcccccccaccagCCTGACCCCATCAGAGCTGTCCTAGCGCTCTGGCCACAGAACCAGACGGCCATCCCTAAGCTGGACCCTCAGAAAAAGAGGCAGGGGTTACCGTGTCTGGAGCAGCCCCAGCCTCGCTGGCCGGCCTCTGTGCCAGAGGTAGGATACCCTTTGACCCTGGGGTAGCAATAAGGCCTGATAGACAAGGCCTCACTGAGAATCTTTCTGCGACAGGGAACTCTGACTGGAGGGGCTCACCCTCCTGCTTTCTTGTCAGGCAGCATCGGGCAAATGACCTcactgagcctcggtttccctcaccctgaaatggggataattatcGTATCTACCTCAAGATTGTTTTGCAGGGAGGGTATTAAGACATGGCGCAGAAGTTGCTTGTAGCTCAGTCACAAGGAAGCAGTTGATGTTGCTAATTTTTAAACATCCCATGGGGCCTGCAAAGGGGCTGTGTTGGTCACAGGTGCACGGAGAATTTATGGAGCAGCCAGTCCTGGGAAACAGGAGTGGGTCCCATGCCGCCTGCCACTGGGGCCCAGTGATTTGTCACAGCAGCAACTGCTGGGGTTGCTTTCCTCTGTCTCTTGCCTGTGTTATTGTCTCCCTGTGCGCACTCAGCCTGGCCAGGGCAAGTCTCTCCATTTTCCCCCTTGTCCTCTTGGTTAGCGGAACCCTGGGGGCTCCTGGAGACCACCTTTCTTGTTTCCAGGCAACCAAAGTATTGACAGCGGGTCTTCCAGTCGAGTTTAAAATGTATCTGAGTTGAGATTTCAGTGGTTTCCTTATTACTTACCCCCTCGTGTTTAATCATCCTTACAGCCAGGAATAAGTTTGGAGAAAAACTTATCCAGAACCAAGGAAAGGACCCTGGAGAGGCTTTCTTTTAACACAGTTTGCGGGTGGTGGGGTTATAGGAGGGGGAAGTGCTTTGCCAAGGGCAGCGCCCAGCTCAGCTCAAGTTTCCTGACTGCATTCTTGGTGGCATCACTCAACCTCGCCACCTCAGGAAGGTCACTCTTCCAGACCCTCTCACATTCTCGTGCCCTGACCCCAGTTGGGATCACCCCCAGTCTACACTAGTTCTGCCATTTGTCTTCCACCTTGTGTGTCTCCTGCTCTACCAAGTATTATTTCACTGGTTTCTTGATTTGGGTTCTTTCTCATCAGTGCCCTGAGCTGGATGGAATTCACTTCCATCAGTCCTGCTTTTCATCTTGCACCTTCttgtctcttctctttccccGAGCATTTTTCAGTCTTTCAGCATTTTTCAGTCTTGAGCACCTGTCTGTCATCCCTGCTCTGAAGTCCTTGCTTGACTGATTCCTCTCTTAACAGAAACAAGACAGGTCCATCTTCTGTGCCCAAGGAATAGTCAGCAGCACCTTCTCACACTTGGTTTGTGTCCCATGACGTGGTggaagttttcccagcacaaattTCTCCAATTGTGTCCAGATATGGTCCTGGTGGGCTGCTCTCCACGGCCCCCTTGGTACCTCTGTTCCCTGTTCTTCACTCATTTACCTTctttgatttgtttatttattgccgGGGGAGGTGGTGAGAAACATTTACTTGAAGcttgaaaatgctttcagtttcattctagtttctttttaaaaatctgttaaatgcaagttaaaatgaaacataaagctttctaaaaattaactatagggcttccctggtggtgcagtggttgagagtccgcctgccgatgtgggggacacgggttcgcgccccggttcaggaagatcccacatgccgcggagcggc belongs to Orcinus orca chromosome 10, mOrcOrc1.1, whole genome shotgun sequence and includes:
- the TMPPE gene encoding transmembrane protein with metallophosphoesterase domain gives rise to the protein MAIFRQLSLGAKAALAAGTVFVSMVISRSYLAESLELRAWRWLFRLQLALFANSLMLLGSLYIWRSTVSNLSHSPAAESACFQLWKLAVVAFLALAHSSFFTMIFLVAEEPYLFSLTAYSCLGAYIIMVCFLCTLSGMEQAYQLLALRAGRVVGSLDKTRKLALRPALAVLVSAVLSVVGLLNAAQPPAVKTVEVPIHWLPASMDNLKIALLSDIHLGPTVGRTKMEMFVKMVNTLEPDVTVIVGDLCDAEASVLRTAVAPLGQLRSRLGTYFVTGNHEYYTSDVSNWFALLESLNVTPLHNQNVKISATRAQPGGGEDDDWICLAGVDDIEADILHYSGHGMDLKKALGGCSPDHTTILLAHQPLAAKRALQARPDINLILSGHTHAGQIFPLNVAAYLLNPFFAGLYQVAQTTFVYVSPGTAYYGIPMRLGSRAEITELVLQRVP